CGCGGGCTCCGCACCCGCACTCTGTGTACAGGCGGGCAGTGACAGCAGGGCACACAGGACTGCGGGCAGGAGCCGGGAGCCGGGCCCCCTCACCCCGTCCCTCTCCTGAGGAGAGAAGGGCGCGCTGGGGGAAAATGGGTCGTGCGTTCTCACGGGATCAGACTTACCACCCCTCCCCGGCCCCATGCATGTCCCCCTGAAGGTGGCGGCCCGCTCCACGAGCCGGTTTGAATGGCTCGGCTGCTCATCCGTCCGCTGACACGCCCATGACCATGAACCTGAAGAACCGACCCCTCCTCCTCGCCGCCACCCTCGGCCTCGTCCTGCTCGCTGGCTGCTCCTCGATGCAGAAGATGCTGAAGAACGCCTTCCAGAAGCCCCGCCTCACCTTCAAGACGGCGCGGCTGTCGCAGGCCTCGCTCTCCGACGCCACGGTGGACCTCGTCTACCAGATTGAAAACCCCAACCCGTTGGGGCTGTCCCTGGCCTCCATCGACTACGCCTTCTTCGTCGAGGACAAGCAGGTGGTGGCCGGCACTCCGCCCAAGGGCCTCAACATCGCCGCCAAGGGCAAGTCCGACCTGACCTTCCCCGCCAACGTGAAGTTCGCGGACATCGCCCCCGTGGTGACGACGTTCCTCAACAAGGACAGCGCCCGCTACAAGGCGCAGGGCAGCCTGGGCATCCAGACGCCCATCGGCGTGCTGAAGTTCCCCCTGTCGCACGAGGGCGTCTTCGAGGTCCCCAAGATTCCCCAGGTGCAGTTCGAGGCCCCCCGCATCACCAACGTCACCCTGCAGGGTGCCACGGTGGAGTTCCCCCTCACGGTGAAGAACCGCAACAGCTTCCCGCTGCCGGTGGCCGGCATCAGCGGTGGCCTGAAGGTGGCCGGCGCCAGTGTGGGCAACCTCAACACCGGTGACCTGGGCCTGCTGGAGCCCGGTGGCACCAAGCAGGTGACCCTGCCCCTCACCATCAACTTCCTGAGCGCGGCCAGCGCGGCCAACGCGCTGCGCTCGGGAGGCAGTGCGCAGGTGAAGTGGGACGGCAAGCTGGTGTCGGGCGGCCAGAACGTGCCCCTCGACGTTTCTCAACTCCTGAATTTCCGGCGTTAGCGGGCAGGGCGAGGAGGCAGCCGGGCGGACGAGCCATTGAAGGTTGTCCCCCGGCGCCTCTGCCGTTACGGTTGCGCCGCATCCTTCCGGGACCCCCATGCGCCGCATCCTTTTCAAGTCGAAGATCCACCGCGCGACCGTCACCCAGGCCGACCTGGATTATGAGGGCTCGGTCACCATCGACAGCCAGCTGCTGCGCGCCGCCGACATCCTCCCCTTCGAGAAGGTGGCGGTGTGGAACGTGACGCAAGGCACCCGCCTGGAGACGTACGCCCTGGAGGGCGAGCCGGGCAGTGGCGTCATCTGCATCAACGGCGCCGCGGCGCACCTCAACAAGCCGGGGGACCTGGTCATCCTGGCCACCTTCGCCGAGGTGGAGGAGCACGAGGCGCTGCACTGGAAGCCCACGGTGGTCTTCGTGGACGAGAAGAACCGCATCGTGCCCGGGCGGACGGAGGAGATTCCGGGCCCGGCGCGCCGCATCGCCTGAACAGCGCCGGACGCTCGGCGCGTTCCACCGCTTTACGCTCCGGCGCGGGCTTGCCATGCTCGTGCGTCCATGACGGGCGGTCTTCCGCCCCGGAGGCGAGCAAGCGATGAAGTGGACCTGGGCATGCGGAGGCCTGCTGTGGGTGCTGGCGGGCTGTCTCACCGACAAAGAAGCCTTCCGGCCCAACCCCAACGATGAGGATCCGCTCGTGGGGGCGGTGCCACTGGTGCGCTCGCCGCTGAAGGACCGGTGTGAGCAGCACGGGCGCTCGTCGGTGCGGGGCAACTGTGACGAGGCGAAGTACCTGGCCACCGAGTATACGCGCCGGCTGTCGGTGGGCGACGAGGTGTGCCTGGAGGGTGGGTTTGGTGACGAGCCGGGCGCGGCGTGCAAGGCACGGGCGGCGGTCATCGACACGGCGCCCAACCGGGTGAAGATCGAGGTGCGGACGGCGAAGCCGGACTCGCGCTGGTTCAACGCGGAGATGCGTCACGCCTGGTACGAAGAGGGCGCGCTGGTGGACCTTTACCTCGCCGAGCGGGGTTACTGAGGGAGGGAGACACGAATGGCCTTCTATGACCCCATCGCGGACAAGGTGAAGCAGCTGACGCCGGCGGAGCTGAAGAAGCTGGCGGACACGAAGCTGTCGGATCTGGTGCAGCAGGAAGTGCCGAGGGCGCGCAAGCGGGTGCTGGAGTTGGAGCAGCGCTACCCGTCGGCGGGGGTGCGCGAGCGGGCGCAGCGCATCATCGACGAGAAGAAGCACGTGGCGAGCATGACGGGCGGGGTGTTCGGTGCGTTCGGGCTGCTGGGGTTGCCGGCGGACCTGACGGTGATGGCGTGGCTGCAGCTGACGCTGCTGGTGGACGTGGCGACGCTGTACAAGGTGAACCTGAAGAGCGAGCGGGCACGCAACGAGCTGTTGGACCTGTACGGGTACACGACGGGCGTGGGGCCGGTTCAGCGCTCGGGGCCGAGGGTGTTGGGGAAGGTGGCGGAGGTGCTGTTGAAGAAGGGCGGCCTGCAGACGTTGGGGCGGGCGATGCCGTTCGTGGCGGCGCCGGTGACGGCGTACCTGAACAACCAGCACATCCAGAAGGTGGGAGACCATGCGGTGCGCTTCTACGAGGGCTTCGACAAGGCGCACGCGAAGACGAAGGCGGCCTCGCGCAAGGCGGGCTGAGTCCACTCACGGATGAGCGAACGCGCCCCACAAATCTGTCCGAGCACGGGGGCGTACCTGCGCCCCTACTTCGAGTCCCTGCTGGCGAAAGCCGTGTCGGAGGCGAACCAGGAGCGGATGCCGCTGACGGTGCTCTGGGTGGACGTGGACGAGACGCAGGAGGGCAACGACGCGCACGGGCGCGAGGCGATAGACGCGGCGCTGAGCGGGCTGGTGGACGAGCTCGGAGCGGAGCTGGACGGGCGGGGGCCGATTGGCCGGATGGAGGGGGATGCCTTCGCGGTGAGCCTCTACGCGGTGGCGCCGTACATGGGCGAGAGGCTGGCGGAGGGACTGCGCCGGCGGCTCACGGACAAGCGGTTCCGGTCGCAGAGTGGTGGCTTCCACCTCACGGTATCGGTGGGGGTGGCGGGGCTGAGGCCCGGAGAGCCCTACGGCAACCTGTTGGACGCGGCGGAGGCGGCGTGCGTCCAGGCGAAGCAGGCGGGGCGGGACCGGGTGGTGGTGCGCTGATACTCCCTCGCCCTCCGGGAGAGGGTGGGGGTGAGGGTATCCGGGCCCGTTCTTCAACCCGTGGCCCACCCTGTGGACAGGGGGTTCAACCCGGGATGCGTGGCACCCTCACCCCGTCCCTCTCCCGGAGGGCGAGGGGAAATGGCCGCGGTTCAGCGCATCTTCCCAGGGGGACTCCCTGGTCCCTCACTCGAGACCGAACGCCTTCATCCGGGCCTTGAGCGTGTTGACCGCGATGCCCAGTTCCTGGGCGGCGCGGGTCTTGTTGCCCTGGTGCTTCGCCAGTGCCTCCCGCAGGTCCTCCGCGGTCAGGTCCGCGGGCCGCTTGCGCGCCACGGCCGCGGGCACCTCCTGGGTCACCCGGGCCATGGGCGCGGAGCCCTGTCCCTCGAAGCCCATCTGCCGCTGGTTCAGATAGGCCTTCACCGCCTCCAGGGTGATGACGGTCCGCCGGTGCTCAATCCCCTCGAGCGACTGGAGCGCCACCTCGCGCGCCACCACCGTGCGCACCGTCGACTCCAGCTCGCGGATCTGCCCCGGCCAGCTCGCCTTCTGCAGATAGGCGATGGCATCACTGGTGAGCTCGGCGTCGTACTGCTGTTCCGCCTTCAGCCGATGCAGGAAGGCCTCCACGAGGCTCGGAATGTCGTCACGCCGCTCCTCGAGCGTGGGGAGGATGATGACGTCCCCCGTGGCGAGCCGCTGCGTGAGGTCCGGCCGCAGCCCGGTCTGCTGGAGCGCCACCTTGGAGGCGGAGATGAGCCGGAAGCGCGGCGGCGGCTCGCGGAAGTCCGCGGGAGCCCCCAGCGGCGCGAAGCTGCCCGTGCCCTCCAGCACATCCACGAGGAAGTCCTGCGCGAGGCGCGGCAGGAACTCCACCTCGTCCAGGAAGAGCGTGCCCCGGTTCGCGCTGTAGAGCTTGCCCACCCGCGCGTAGGACGCATCCGTGAACGCGCCCTTCACGTGCCCGAGCAGCTCACTGGTGAGCGCGTTGATGTCCTGCGGCAGCCGGCCGCAGTTGAGGATGACGAAGTTGCCCTCGAGCCGGCTCCGGCTGTGGATCTCCCGCGCGATGAACGTCTTGCCCGTGCCCGACTTCCCCAGCAGGAACACCGGGAGCTGATGCCGGGCACAGACGTTGATGGCGCGCTCGAGCCGGAGCGTCTCGGCGGACCGCCCCTGCTGCGAGCGCGAGCCCGCCACCAGCCCGTGGGGCACCTCCTCCAGGAGGGTGATGCGGCTGCGGCTGTTGCCCAGCAGGATGACGTCCCCGGCCTCCAGCACCTGGTCCCTCGAGGCGCGGATCTCCTGGAAGTGCCTGCGCTCGTCTCCCTCCACCTGGACGTCGCTGCGGCCCAGGAAGCTGTGGTTGCGCGAGTTGAGATCCCGGTACACCCAGCGGTGGTCCTCGCGGAACGACAGCCGCCCGTGCTGCCGCGACACCGCGTCGTGCGCGAAGACGACCGTGGACTCGGGCGCCCGTCCGAAGACGTACGAGCGATCCGGGTACAGCGGGACGATCAGATCCTCGATGCCCTCACGCTGGACCCGCAGCGCCCGGGGCTCACGGTACGGCGCCTCCTCCATGTCCTGCTCGGGGACCGGCGGCCCCAACGTCCTCAGCCGGCCATCGCTCGTACTGGACAGGTCGGGCGCCCAGCGCCGCTCGCGCATCCGCGGGGTGTCCTCCGGCGCCTCTTCCAGCGCGGAGTCCGGAATCGCCCGGATGGAGGTGCTGGTCTTCTCCAGCGAGGGGCCGTTCAGTGCTCCGCCCTGCTCTTCCGCCTGCGCCTCCTCACCCTCCCCTTCGCCAGGCCTCTCCCGCGTCGTCATGCGGCGCCCCCCTTGGGCTGATTACCATCAGACTTGATAGCGGCTTTGACGAGTCCATGCTGACAGGTCCCCCTGTCACCCGCGGCGACCGGGTCCAAGTCCTTGAAACGACTCGGCCTTGGCCCCGTGTGGGGTCCGGCACGGGCCGTGCTCCAGAGCAACTCCATCCACTCGGGGAGCACACATGTTCGTCATCACTGTCGGGTACATCGGAACGAGTGAAAGGAAGACGGGGACCCTGGCCTCGCGCGAGCTCAGCATCGGCCGGGCCGCGGAGAACGACCTGGTGCTCGAGGACGAGCTCGTCTCGCGCGTGCACTGCCGGCTGGTGGCCGTCGAGGGCGGGGCCGTGGTGATGGACGAGGGCTCGAGCAACGGCACCTGGCTCAATGGCGAGCCCCTCACCCACCCCACGTTCCTCACCCTCCACGACGAGCTCGTCGTGGGCCGCTGCGTGCTGCGGGTCCAGTCGCTCGTGGGCCGCTGCACCACCGGGCGGACCCACCTCCACGCGGAGCCCCTCCCGCCGGCCCGGCCCCCGCACCGCGAGCCCTTCCTGGATTGGGCCCACCTGCAGCGGCTGCCGGTGCTGCTGCCCCGCTTCGTCACTCGATGCCGAGCGCCTTCATCCTCGCCTTGAGGGTGTTGAGCGCGACCCGGAGCTCCACGGAGGCCCGGGTCTTGTTGCCCTCGTGCTTCTCCAGGGCGCGCCGGATGTCCTCGCCCGTCAGGTCGCTCGGGCGCTTGCGCACGGACGTGAGTCCTTCCCGCGAGGGCCGCCTGCCCTGCGGCTCGGGCTCGGAGAGCGGGCCTCCGAAGCCCAGCTCCCGCTGCTCCAGGTAGGTCCGCACCGACTCCAGCGTGACGAGCGTCCGGTGGCGCGCGAGTCCTTCCAGCTCCTGCTGTGCCGCCTCGCGGGCCACCACCGTGCGCACCGTCGACTCCAGCTCGCGGACTTGTCCCGGCCAGCGCGCCTGCTGCAGGAAGACGATGGCCTCGCGGGTGAGCTCGGCGTCGTACTGCTGCTCCACCCGCAGCCGGTGCAGGAAGGTCTCCACCAGGTGGGGGATGTCCTCGTGCCGCTCCTCGAGCGTGGGGAGGATGATGAAGTCCCCCGTGGCGAGCCGCTGCGTGAGGTCCGGCCGCAGCGCCGTCTGCCGCAGCGGCACCTTGGAGGCGGAGATGAGCCGGAAGCGCGGCGGGGGCTCGCGGAAGTCCGCGGGAGCGCCCAGCGGCGCGAGGCTGCCCGTGCCCTCCAGCACATCCACCAGGAAGTCCTGCGCGACGTGGGAGAGGAACTCCACCTCGTCCAGGAAGAGCGTGCCCCCGTTGGCGCTGTAGAGCTTGCCCACGCGCGCGAGCGACGCCCCCGTGAACGCGCCCTTCACGTGTCCGAGCAGCTCGCTGGTGAGCGCGTTGATGTCCTGGGGCAGCCGGCCACAGTTGAGGATGACGAAGTTGCCCTCCACCCCGCTGCGGCTGTGGATCTCCCGCGCGATGAATGTCTTGCCCGTGCCCGACTTCCCCAGCAGGAACACCGGCAGGTGGTGGCGGGCACAGCGCTCGATGGAGCGCTCCAGCTGCAGCGTGGCGGAAGAGACCTCCTTGCGCGGACGGGGGCCGGCCTCCGCGCCCGGAGGCACCTCCGCCAGCAGGGTGATGCGGCTCTTGCCATTGCCCAGCAGCACCACGTCCCCGGCCTCGAGCACCTGGTCGCGCGAGGGGCCCACCCGCTGGAAGTGCAGGCGGGCGTCCAACACGCCCTGCGCCTCCTGGCGCCCGAGAAAACTCCCATTCTTCGAGTTGAGCTCCCGGTACACCCAGCGCTGGTCCTCGCGGAAGGACAGCCGCCCATGCTGCCGCGACACCGCGTCGTTGGGGAAGACGACGGTGGACTCGGGGGCCCGCCCGAAGACGTACGAGCGGTCCGGGTACAGCGGCACCGTCAGATCCTCGATGCCCTCGCGCTGCACGAGCAGGGCCCGGGGCTCCCGGTAGGGCGCCACCCACCCCGGAGGCTCCTCCCCTCCGGCCTCCTGGGGCTCGCGCAGCAACCGCTCGTTGCGCGTGTCGGCGTCGGGCTCGACCTCCGGCCGACGCGTCGACGGCAGCGCCTGCCAGGTCCTGCTGCGCGAGGGCCGGCCCAGGGTGGGGGGCGACTCGCCATCACCGGTCGTCATCGGCGCTCCCGCGTGCGACGTCACTGTCACGATTGATAGCAGTTTTGACAGGCACCTGTCGGCGACTCGGGGTATAGGGGGCCCCACCGGGCCCGGAAATGCCCGGATGTACGGGGTAGCCCGTAAAAGCCCATGTTGGCACACATCGTGCTTGGAATTTCGGTGGCTGCCGGAGCTGGACCGGCCCTCCACCCAGAGGAGCACGCGTGTTCACCATCACTGTCGGGCTCATCGGAGAGCGCAACATGACGACGGGCACCCTGGCTTCGCGTGAGATCGCCATCGGAAGGGATCCCACCAACGATCTCGTTCTCGACAACGGGAGCGTCTCGCGCACCCACTGCAGACTGGTCGCCATCGAGGGAGCCGCCATCGTGTTGGACGAAGGCTCGAAGAACGGAACGTGGCTCAACGGCAGGCCCGTAGCCCACCCCAGCGTGCTGAAGTTCGAGGACGAGCTGGTCATCGGCCCGTACGTCCTGCGGGTGCAATCGCTGGTGGGCCGGGGGCTGTCGGCGCCGCAGGAGCTGGGGGTCCGTCCATACCCAGGGCTTGCGCAGGAGCCCGGCGATTCCCGGGAGAACACGGTGGTGTCCCGGGGCCTGTCCACGCTCGAGGAGCGGCGTCAGGCGCTGCGCTGGCTGATGCTGGAGCAGGGCCCCAACCCCCGCTTCGACGACGTGCTGCGCACCGCTCT
The sequence above is drawn from the Archangium gephyra genome and encodes:
- a CDS encoding LEA type 2 family protein — protein: MNLKNRPLLLAATLGLVLLAGCSSMQKMLKNAFQKPRLTFKTARLSQASLSDATVDLVYQIENPNPLGLSLASIDYAFFVEDKQVVAGTPPKGLNIAAKGKSDLTFPANVKFADIAPVVTTFLNKDSARYKAQGSLGIQTPIGVLKFPLSHEGVFEVPKIPQVQFEAPRITNVTLQGATVEFPLTVKNRNSFPLPVAGISGGLKVAGASVGNLNTGDLGLLEPGGTKQVTLPLTINFLSAASAANALRSGGSAQVKWDGKLVSGGQNVPLDVSQLLNFRR
- the panD gene encoding aspartate 1-decarboxylase gives rise to the protein MRRILFKSKIHRATVTQADLDYEGSVTIDSQLLRAADILPFEKVAVWNVTQGTRLETYALEGEPGSGVICINGAAAHLNKPGDLVILATFAEVEEHEALHWKPTVVFVDEKNRIVPGRTEEIPGPARRIA
- a CDS encoding EcsC family protein, whose product is MAFYDPIADKVKQLTPAELKKLADTKLSDLVQQEVPRARKRVLELEQRYPSAGVRERAQRIIDEKKHVASMTGGVFGAFGLLGLPADLTVMAWLQLTLLVDVATLYKVNLKSERARNELLDLYGYTTGVGPVQRSGPRVLGKVAEVLLKKGGLQTLGRAMPFVAAPVTAYLNNQHIQKVGDHAVRFYEGFDKAHAKTKAASRKAG
- a CDS encoding GGDEF domain-containing protein; its protein translation is MSERAPQICPSTGAYLRPYFESLLAKAVSEANQERMPLTVLWVDVDETQEGNDAHGREAIDAALSGLVDELGAELDGRGPIGRMEGDAFAVSLYAVAPYMGERLAEGLRRRLTDKRFRSQSGGFHLTVSVGVAGLRPGEPYGNLLDAAEAACVQAKQAGRDRVVVR
- a CDS encoding sigma-54-dependent Fis family transcriptional regulator, producing the protein MTTRERPGEGEGEEAQAEEQGGALNGPSLEKTSTSIRAIPDSALEEAPEDTPRMRERRWAPDLSSTSDGRLRTLGPPVPEQDMEEAPYREPRALRVQREGIEDLIVPLYPDRSYVFGRAPESTVVFAHDAVSRQHGRLSFREDHRWVYRDLNSRNHSFLGRSDVQVEGDERRHFQEIRASRDQVLEAGDVILLGNSRSRITLLEEVPHGLVAGSRSQQGRSAETLRLERAINVCARHQLPVFLLGKSGTGKTFIAREIHSRSRLEGNFVILNCGRLPQDINALTSELLGHVKGAFTDASYARVGKLYSANRGTLFLDEVEFLPRLAQDFLVDVLEGTGSFAPLGAPADFREPPPRFRLISASKVALQQTGLRPDLTQRLATGDVIILPTLEERRDDIPSLVEAFLHRLKAEQQYDAELTSDAIAYLQKASWPGQIRELESTVRTVVAREVALQSLEGIEHRRTVITLEAVKAYLNQRQMGFEGQGSAPMARVTQEVPAAVARKRPADLTAEDLREALAKHQGNKTRAAQELGIAVNTLKARMKAFGLE
- a CDS encoding FHA domain-containing protein; the protein is MFVITVGYIGTSERKTGTLASRELSIGRAAENDLVLEDELVSRVHCRLVAVEGGAVVMDEGSSNGTWLNGEPLTHPTFLTLHDELVVGRCVLRVQSLVGRCTTGRTHLHAEPLPPARPPHREPFLDWAHLQRLPVLLPRFVTRCRAPSSSP
- a CDS encoding sigma-54-dependent Fis family transcriptional regulator yields the protein MTTGDGESPPTLGRPSRSRTWQALPSTRRPEVEPDADTRNERLLREPQEAGGEEPPGWVAPYREPRALLVQREGIEDLTVPLYPDRSYVFGRAPESTVVFPNDAVSRQHGRLSFREDQRWVYRELNSKNGSFLGRQEAQGVLDARLHFQRVGPSRDQVLEAGDVVLLGNGKSRITLLAEVPPGAEAGPRPRKEVSSATLQLERSIERCARHHLPVFLLGKSGTGKTFIAREIHSRSGVEGNFVILNCGRLPQDINALTSELLGHVKGAFTGASLARVGKLYSANGGTLFLDEVEFLSHVAQDFLVDVLEGTGSLAPLGAPADFREPPPRFRLISASKVPLRQTALRPDLTQRLATGDFIILPTLEERHEDIPHLVETFLHRLRVEQQYDAELTREAIVFLQQARWPGQVRELESTVRTVVAREAAQQELEGLARHRTLVTLESVRTYLEQRELGFGGPLSEPEPQGRRPSREGLTSVRKRPSDLTGEDIRRALEKHEGNKTRASVELRVALNTLKARMKALGIE